A stretch of Ipomoea triloba cultivar NCNSP0323 chromosome 13, ASM357664v1 DNA encodes these proteins:
- the LOC116001409 gene encoding protein PELPK1-like, translating into MGHYHVNPSFLLLFFITLSPAVVNMVQTEARNLLEITLPELPFPEIPTILPKPEIPEIPKPELPTLPKPQLPEIPHPELPSIPKPEFPEIPKPELPAFPMPELPTKP; encoded by the coding sequence ATGGGTCATTATCATGTGAACCCATCATTTCTCCtacttttcttcatcactctaTCGCCGGCAGTGGTGAACATGGTTCAAACCGAGGCCAGAAACCTCCTGGAAATAACGTTGCCTGAACTACCCTTTCCTGAAATCCCAACAATATTACCTAAACCTGAAATACCAGAAATTCCAAAACCGGAGTTACCAACTTTGCCAAAGCCTCAACTCCCCGAAATTCCACATCCGGAGCTGCCATCCATTCCAAAGCCTGAATTTCCAGAAATTCCAAAACCTGAGCTGCCTGCATTTCCCATGCCAGAGCTGCCAACCAAGCCATGA
- the LOC116001408 gene encoding uncharacterized protein LOC116001408: MVMTGEFTGRLGIVYVCLRSLGGLGFKDLRAFNLAMLGKQAWRFLTMLDSLVARIYKARYFPKSSFVDAKLGSCPSYCWRSIMAAHDMVCGGVRRRIGDGKTTLIWGHLWLPDDPTPMINTAMPAALSGSLVSGLMVEGSPTWDQAILSDIFLPDDINRISRIPISPSHEDSWLWYDDPRGLYSVKSGYRHIMGELGDNPMVFDKWNLLWKIKVPPKWKTFLWRALNNILPVTTNLLIRRVEVDPTCPKCGLEHEDLMHALVLCDYSQLIWHESELPIYSITGHTFDVWFANILHTLTEDHVDFVVAVLYHLWQARNAALWENTLPMPRKLLTQAGVTLNCPLSRPYHSDSMKASYGAVLLSPNGEFAAACAGRLPDCFSPLMAEAHACKEVLLWLTNKEVTDVQLHTDCAQLQAGLTSLRSSFRSYVGFTIENCKSSISTFNHCHVCLIPRTANISANTLATLAFSQDETLFWDSVLPVSISAFLH, encoded by the exons ATGGTAATGACAGGAGAATTCACTGGAAGGCTTGGGATCGTTTATGTTTGCCTAAGAAGTTTGGGGGGCTTGGGTTTCAAGGACTTGAGAGCTTTTAATTTGGCTATGCTAGGCAAGCAGGCCTGGCGGTTCCTCACCATGCTAGACTCTCTTGTTGCTAGAATTTATAAAGCAAGGTATTTTCCTAAGTCCTCGTTTGTTGATGCAAAGTTGGGAAGTTGCCCTAGCTATTGTTGGCGCAGCATTATGGCTGCCCATGATATGGTGTGTGGTGGAGTAAGGCGAAGAATAGGCGATGGAAAGACCACTCTCATTTGGGGACACCTCTGGTTACCTGATGACCCTACCCCAATGATTAACACTGCTATGCCTGCAGCATTGAGCGGCTCTTTGGTATCCGGCCTAATGGTGGAGGGCTCACCAACTTGGGACCAAGCTATTCTGTCAGACATTTTCCTCCCGGACGATATAAATCGAATCTCAAGGATCCCAATTTCCCCCAGTCATGAGGATTCTTGGCTTTGGTATGACGACCCAAGAGGTTTATATTCGGTAAAGAGTGGTTACAGGCACATCATGGGGGAATTGGGAGATAACCCCATGGTATTTGATAAGTGGAACTTGCTATGGAAAATTAAGGTACCCCCAAAATGGAAGACTTTTTTGTGGAGGGCTCTCAATAATATTCTTCCTGTAACTACAAATCTTCTTATAAGAAGGGTAGAAGTGGACCCAACATGTCCCAAGTGTGGTCTTGAACATGAGGATTTAATGCATGCTCTTGTATTATGTGATTATTCCCAATTAATTTGGCATGAATCTGAATTGCCCATCTATTCAATTACGGGTCACACTTTTGATGTTTGGTTTGCAAATATTCTACACACTTTGACTGAGGACCATGTGGATTTTGTGGTGGCAGTTTTATACCATCTGTGGCAAGCAAGAAATGCGGCTCTATGGGAGAACACTTTACCTATGCCCAGAAAGTTGCTGACTCAGGCAGGAGTGACGCTCAACTGTCCATTGTCGAGGC CTTACCATTCCGACTCTATGAAGGCTTCATATGGAGCTGTGCTACTGTCACCAAATGGAGAGTTTGCTGCGGCATGTGCGGGAAGGTTACCGGACTGTTTTTCCCCACTCATGGCGGAGGCGCATGCATGTAAAGAAGTCCTGTTATGGTTGACGAACAAGGAGGTGACGGACGTCCAACTGCACACGGACTGTGCGCAACTCCAGGCTGGCTTAACATCTTTACGCTCTTCCTTCCGGTCCTATGTAGGTTTCACGATTGAGAATTGCAAGTCTTCTATTTCCACATTTAATCACTGTCATGTTTGTCTAATTCCTAGAACAGCAAACATTAGTGCCAATACACTTGCCACTTTGGCGTTTTCTCAGGATGAGACTCTGTTCTGGGACTCTGTCCTTCCCGTTTCTATTTCTGCGTTTTTGCATTAA
- the LOC116002841 gene encoding protein PELPK1-like, giving the protein MAHYHVNPSFLLLFFITLSPAVINMVQTEARNLLEITLPQLPFPEIPTILPKPEIPEIPKPELPTLPKPEFPEIPHPELPSIPKLPEFPEIPKPELPAFPKPELPTKP; this is encoded by the coding sequence ATGGCTCATTATCATGTGAACCCATCATTTCTCCtgcttttcttcatcactctaTCGCCTGCAGTGATCAACATGGTTCAAACCGAGGCCAGAAACCTCCTGGAAATAACCTTGCCTCAACTCCCTTTTCCTGAAATCCCTACAATATTGCCTAAACCTGAAATACCCGAAATTCCAAAACCTGAGCTACCAACTTTGCCAAAGCCTGAATTCCCAGAAATTCCACATCCGGAGCTTCCATCCATTCCAAAGCTGCCTGAATTCCCTGAAATCCCAAAACCTGAGCTGCCTGCATTTCCCAAGCCAGAGCTGCCAACGAAGCCATGA
- the LOC116000838 gene encoding protein PELPK1-like — MAHYHVNPSFLLLFFITLSPAVINMVQTEARNLLEITLPQLPFPEIPTILPKPEIPSLPEIPKPELPSLPKPQLPEIPHPELPSIPKLPEFPEIPKPELPAFPIPSKP; from the coding sequence ATGGCTCATTATCATGTGAACCCATCATTTCTCCtgcttttcttcatcactctaTCGCCGGCAGTGATCAACATGGTTCAAACCGAGGCCAGAAACCTCCTGGAAATAACTTTGCCTCAACTCCCCTTTCCTGAAATCCCAACAATATTACCTAAACCTGAAATACCAAGCTTGCCAGAAATTCCAAAACCTGAGCTACCAAGTTTGCCAAAGCCTCAACTCCCTGAAATTCCACACCCGGAGCTTCCATCCATTCCAAAGCTGCCTGAATTCCCAGAAATTCCAAAACCTGAGCTGCCTGCATTTCCCATCCCATCGAAGCCATGA
- the LOC116001410 gene encoding protein terminal ear1 homolog — MATLNPLAQEWRPQGHSSCSSLFTYLKIGHVNILPAPAPVVGFPAAEGLAPQWHQFYHVPYDHFSLHQSQRDGGPAAVKKASPPPSTRRRDLKKVALLPPRLRAAEKSKIWRRKVKPEIGVSAADRGGSSSPVSGKTTVMIRNIPNQYQRDSFMAFLDEYCLESHLQYDFLYLPMDFKTNNNVGYAFVNFTTASAAAKIRERLQNHAWGVLRTPNGYFTSKKICVVAWARIQGRKELVKHFQKSNFICSTPDFLPAVFSPPRNGLPNCSEPKPIGNLMGNVRSPSKA, encoded by the exons ATGGCAACTTTGAATCCTCTAGCGCAAGAATGGAGGCCACAAGGccattcttcttgttcttctctcttTACCTATCTAAAAATAGGTCACGTCAACATActgccggcgccggcgccggtgGTCGGATTTCCTGCCGCCGAGGGGTTGGCGCCACAGTGGCATCAATTTTATCATGTACCGTACGATCATTTCTCTCTGCACCAGTCTCAGCGTGACGGCGGCCCTGCCGCCGTGAAAAAGGCTTCGCCGCCGCCATCCACCCGACGGAGAGACTTGAAGAAAGTGGCTCTACTACCTCCCAGGCTGAGGGCGGCGGAGAAGAGTAAAATCTGGAGACGAAAGGTGAAGCCCGAAATCGGAGTTTCCGCCGCCGACAGAGGTGGTTCATCGTCTCCGGTGTCTGGTAAAACCACCGTCATGATCAGGAACATCCCCAATCAATATCA GAGGGATAGCTTTATGGCATTTCTTGATGAGTATTGCCTGGAGAGCCACCTGCAGTATGATTTCCTTTACCTCCCAATGGATTTTAA GACAAACAACAATGTTGGATATGCGTTTGTGAACTTCACTACTGCATCTGCTGCTGCGAAGATCCGGGAGAGGCTTCAGAACCATGCTTGGGGAGTTTTGAGAACTCCAAATGGTTATTTCACTTCTAAGAAGATCTGTGTTGTTGCCTGGGCTAGAATCCAG GGTAGAAAGGAGCTTGTTAAGCATTTCCAGAAATCCAATTTTATCTGCTCCACGCCGGACTTCCTGCCGGCGGTGTTTTCTCCACCCCGGAATGGTTTGCCTAATTGTTCTGAACCGAAGCCCATTGGAAACCTGATGGGTAATGTTCGCTCTCCGAGTAAGGCCTGA